GGGCCTGGCACCGCGACGGCGCCATGCCCCCGGAACTCATCGAACTGGCCGAAAGGGGGGCGACCGAACCACCTCCGCAGTCCGACTGATCGACACCGTCGATCCCTACGGACCGGGCCCCGGCGAGGGTGCTGCAACACCGCCGCCGAAGCCCGGCAACACACCGTCTCGAACCGCGTCCGTGCAGGCGAACCCGGCACCGAGTTTGGCAACCACAGGATAACTGGGTTCTCCATACGCGCGCTGGTTCGGGGTTATTCGGCAAACCGCGAATACTCCTGAGGAGAACAACCATGTCCATTCGTTCCGCCCTCGTCATCGGCGGTGGCATCTCCGGTCCGGTGACCGCCGCCGCCCTGCGCCGCGCCGGCATCGACGCCACCGTCTTCGAGGCCTACCCGGGTCCCGCCTACGGCATCGGCGCCAACCTGGCCCTCGCACCCAATGGGGTGGCCGCGCTCGAGATCGTCGGCGCCGCCGACCCGGTGCGCGCCCTGGCCGTCCCGGTCAGCCGCTCGTCGATGTCGGTGAACGGCAAGCGATTCGACCTGCCCGGATTGCGCGATATCGAGCCGCTGCGGGTGATCGACCGCGCCGACCTGCACCAGGCGCTGCACGACAGCGCCGTGGCCGCGGGCGTGCGCTTCGAATACGACAAGCGGCTCGTCGACGTCGAGGAGCACGCGGGCGGGGTGACCGCCCTGTTCGCCGACGGCAGCGATGCCACCGCGGATGTGCTCATCGGCGCGGACGGCATCCGCTCCACCGTGCGCACCCTCGTCGATCCACAGGCCCCCGGGCCGACGTACCTGCGCATGCTCAGCTTCGGCGCGTACACCGACTGCGCTCTCGACCTGGAGCCGGAGACCATGACCTTCGCCTTCGGCAAGCGGGCCTACTACCTGTACTGGCCCATGCCCGACGGCCGCGTGTCCTGGGGCGCGAATCTGCCCTCGCAGCAGTACTTCTCGCTGACCGAGGCTCGCGCCGTACCGGCCGAACAGTGGCTGCGCACCCTGCGCGACGTCTACGCCGGGGAGGATCCGGGCGAGCGGCTGGCCCGCGCCACCACGCCCGCGCAGTTGTCCGTGGTCGGCGCGCTGCACATCATGCCGTCGGTCCCGCACTGGTATCGGGGCCGGATGGTATTGACCGGCGATGCCATTCACGCGCCCAGCAACACCTCGGGGCAGGGCGCGTCGCTGGCCATCGAGAGCGCCGTCGAGCTGGCCCGCTGCCTGCGCGACATCGACGATCCGGCACGGGCTTTCGCCACCTACGAGGCGCTGCGGCGGCCGCGGGTGGAAGGCGTCGCGGCCCGCGTCGCCCGGATGAACCAGACCAAGGCGGCCGGGCCGATCGCGCGCAAGGCCATGCAGTGGATGATGCCGCTGATGTTCAAGCGGATGGATCCGGAGAAGCTGCTCGGCGGCGAGCAGCGCTTCCGGATCGACTGGGAGGCCACGGTCCGGCCGGAGCCGGTCCCCGCCTGAGCACGAAACACCCTGCGGCACAACGCTCCGTCGCGACCCGCTCGCGACGGAGCGTCGTCGCGCTCAGCGGCCGACCGGCAGGGCGTCGGGGCGGTCGGCCTCGTCGAGCAGCTTGCCGGCGATATTGTCGATGGCCTGATCGAGCAGCGCGCGATCCTCGGGGCCGGCGCAATCCCAGTCGGTGAGCTGGGTTTCCACCCAGCGCTTCCACGCCGCACGCACCCGGTCGACCTCCTGGACGCCCTTGTCGGTGAGGGCGAGTTCGTCACCGGCGCGTCGCAGCAGCCCGTCGCGTTCGGCCTTGTCGTACACCGGACCGATCAATTCCGCTGGGATCCAATGGGTTCGGGCGATATCTCGCAGATTGGCGGTGCCGCGCAGCCGGTTGTACATGCGCACCTGTCCCAGCGCCCACGCCTCGTCGCGGCCCAGCGAACTGCCCGCCGCCGCGAGGATGCCCGGATCCGGAACCGCGTTGTCGCGCAGTTTGCGCAGCACCCGCGCCACGGCCCGCTCCAATTGCACCAGCCGGTCGGGGGAATCCGGCATGGAGAACTGCTCCCCCACGTCGGTGGCCTCGGCCCGGGCGCTGTCGCGCAGCTTCACCTGCTTCAGCAAGAACGCCACCGCGAAACCCAGCACGGCCACCGGCACCACCCAGCGGAACACGAAATCGATGGAGTCCGCGTACGCCTGCACGATCGGGGCGGCCTGCGGTCCGGGCAGCTCGCGCAGCGCCGCCGGGTTCTGCGCCACCTGCGGCGGCACCCGCGATTCGATCAGCGCCGCTTCCAGATCCGGCCGCAGATGGTTCGAGTAGAGGGTGCCGAACACGGTGGTGCCGAACGCGCTGCCGATGGTCCGGAAGAAGGTGACGCCCGAGGTCGCGGTCCCCAGATCCGAATACGGGACGCTGTTCTGCACGGCGATGGTCAGCACCTGCATGGCCAGACCGACGCCCAGACCCAGGATCAGCATGTACAGCGACATGACCCAGAAGCCGGTGCCCGGTCCCATGGTCGACATGAGGTACAGGCCCACCGCCATGACCGCGCAGCCCAGAATCGGAAAAACCTTGTACTGCCCCGTCTTTCCGACGATATTGCCCGACAGGATGGAGGTGATGAACAACCCGACCACCAGTGGCAGCGTGCGCACGCCCGACGCGGTCGCCGAAACACCCTCCACGTATTGCAGATACGCGGGCAGGTAGGTCATCGCGCCCAGCAGCGCGAAGCCGACGATGAAGCTCAGGATCGAGCACACAGTGAACACATTGCTGCGAAACAGGTGCATGGGCAGCATGGGTTCGCGGGCCCGCAATTCGGCGAACACGAAACTCGCCAGCGCCACCACCGCGGCCGCGAACAGGCCCAGGATCATCGACGAGCCCCACGCGTATTCCTGTCCGCCCCATTCCAATCCGAGAATCAGGCAGGTGACGCCGACGGCGACCAAGGCGATGCCCAGATAGTCGAGAACGGGTTTGACGGCCGAGCGGGTCATGGGAATGGTCCGGGCCGCCAGCAAGATCATGACGATCGCCAGCGGGACATTGACGTAGAAGCACCAGCGCCAGCTCAGATGGTCGGTGAACAGTCCGCCCAGCGTCGGCCCGATCACCGTGGTGATGCCGAAGACCGCGCCCAGCGCGCCCTGGTACTTGCCGCGTTCGCGCAGCGGGATGACATCGGCGATGAGCGCCATGGAGGTGACCATCAGCCCGCCCGCGCCCAGCCCCTGAATGGCCCGGGCGAAGATCAGCAGGGTCATGCCGTGCGCGAGCCCCGCGACCATCGAGCCGACGATGAAGACGGCCCCGCTGACCTGGAACACCAGTTTGCGGCCGAACAGATCGCCGAACTTGCCCGACAACGCGGTCGCGATGGCCTCGGCCACCAGATACGCGGTGACCACCCAGGCCATGTGCCCGGCGCCGCCGAGATCCGCGACGATGGTCGGCAGCGCGGTGGAGACGATGGTGGAATCGAGGGCGGCCATGAGCATGCCCAGGGCGACGGTTCCGAAGACGACGTTTCTGCGCGCCTTGCTCAGGGGCGGCGGCGGAGCGGGCTGCTGGGCGGTTGCGCTGGCGCCGGTCATCGGCCCAGTATGTGGCGCTCGGCCGGCCCGGGTTGGCAACGACACGGCTAACCAGCGGTTTCGGGCCGGCTGCCCGCGCAGGACGGCCCCCGGGACCCTCGGACGGTTCCGGGCTATCGCCAGAACTTACCCTGAAGTAAGGTCGAACAAACGACTCGAATGTGAGGTCAACTGCCATGGCTTGGAAGCCCAGCGAAATCACCGACCAGACCGGACGCACCTTCGTGATCACCGGCGCCAATGGCGGACTCGGTGAACAGACCACCAAGGTGCTCGCGGGCAAGGGCGCGACCGTCGTCATGGCCTGCCGCAATGCCGCCAAGGCGCAGGAGGTGGCCGACCGCATCGACGGCGACGTGCGGGTGGCGACGCTGGACCTGGCCGATCTCACCTCGGTGCGGCAGTTCGCCGAGACGCAGGGCGACTTCGATGTGCTGATCAATAACGCGGGCCTGATGAACATTCCGTTCTCGCGAACCAAGGACGGGTTCGAAACCCAGTGGGGCGTCAACCATCTCGGCCATTTCGCACTGACCGGGCTGCTGCTGGACAAGGTCCGCGACCGGGTGGTCACGCTGGCCTCGATCGCCCACAAGCAGACCCCCAAGCTGTGGATCGACGACCTCAACTACGAGAACCGGCGCTACCAGCGCAATCTCGCCTACGCGCAGGCCAAGCTGTCGAACCTGATGTTCGCCCGGGAACTGCAGCATCGGCTGGCGGCCGCCGGCTCGGCCAAGCGCTCCTACGCGGTGCATCCCGGCGTCTCGGCGACCGATCTGTTCGCGCGCACCGAAACCCCCCTGGACAAGATCTCGAAGCCGTTCATCCGGATCGTCGGCCAGTCCCCGTTCCACGCCGCCTACTCCTCGCTGTTCGCGGCGACCGAGCCGGATGCCGATCCGAACATCTATTGGGGTCCGACCCGCTGGTTCGGTAGCCAGGGCCCCGTCGAGGCGTCGCCCTCCAGCAAAATCTCCAACGACCCCGAACTGCTGCGCCGGCTCTGGGACGAGTCCGAGCGTTTGACCGGCGTCACATACAAGTTCTGATCTGCGCACCTGCCTACTACGCGGCCCGTAGTAGGCAGGTACCGTGGAGGTCGTGTCCGCTCCCCATCGCCGTCCGGCCCTGATCGTGTTCGTGGTCGTGGCCTTCCTGGCGTGCCTGGGACTGGGCTATTGGCAGTGGACCCGGTTCGAATCCGGTGGCGGCACCTATCAGAATCTCGGCTACGCGCTGCAGTGGCCGCTGTTCGCCGGATTCGTGGTGTGGGCCTACGTCCGCTTCGTGCGTCTGGAGAAGGAAGCCGTCGAAGAAGCGACTCCCGGCTCCGAGAGCGACGAGTCCACCGCCGCCGTCGCCACCGACCGGCCGCGCCGGCCGAAAGCGGCGGCGCCACGCGAGATTCCGGCGGGCATCCTGCCGGAGCGACCCGCGGCGGCCCGGGACGACGATCCCGAGCTCGCCGAATACAACAGGTACCTGGCCGAACTGCATGCCCAGGACATGGACGCCAAGGTCCGTGACGCCGGGCTGCACCACACCGAGAGGAGCGCCGGTTGAGCACCCGCGACAACTCCGCAGAAACCCCCGTCGCCGGTGAGACCACCACGCTGGCTCCCCGCCCGCTCGGTGCCGCCGCGCCCGAGAAGATCCGCGGCGCGCTGACCCGCTACCGCGCGCTCGCCTACATCACCGGCGTCTGGCTGCTGGTGCTGTGCGGCGAGATGGTCTACAAATACCTGCTCCTCGACGACAGCCACACCGCCCCGCACTGGCTGTTCTACATCGGCCAGGTGCACGGCATCTTCTACATGATCTACCTGGTCTTCACCATCGACCTCGGCATCAAGGCGCGCTGGAAGCCCGCGACCACCGCCCTGACCTGCCTGGCCGGCACGGTGCCGTTCGCGTCCTTCTTCTTCGAGCACTACCGCACCCGTGACGTGAAGCAGACTTTCGGCCTCTGACGGTCCCCGAACGAAAAACCGCGCCCCGCCGAGGAATCGGCGGGGCGCGGTTCGTTTCGGGCTCGGTTCGTTTCAGGCGCGGCGGTGGCGGATTCAGTGACCGGCCAGCGCGGCCAGGGCCGGCAGGAGCTGCTTCAAGGCGCGGCCACGGTGGGAGGCGGCGTCCTTCTCGGCCGGGGTGAGCTGAGCGGAGGAGCGGTCGTCGCCCTCCGGGAAGAACAGCGGATCGTAGCCGAACCCGTTGTCGCCCACCGGCTTTCGGCCGATGGTGCCGGGCCATTCGCCGCGCACGACCTCCTCCACACCGTCGGCCACCAGGGCGCAGGCGGAGACGAAACGGCCACCGCGGCGGTCGTCGGGGACGTCGCCGAGCTGAGCCAGCAGCAGGGCGTTGTTGGCCTCGTCATTGCCGTGGGTGCCCGACCAGCGGGCCGACAGCACCCCGGGCATGCCGTTGAGGGCATCCACCTCGAGACCGGAATCGTCTGCGACGCAGGGCAACCCGGTGGCGGCGAAACCGTCGCGGGCCTTGGCGAGGGCATTGCCCTCGAAGGTCGGCGCGGTCTCGGGCGCCTCGGGGTACTCCGGGACGTCGTTCAGGCCGACGATCTCGATGCCCGCGACGCCCGCCTCGGCGAGGATGCGGCGCAACTCGTTGAGCTTCTTGGCATTTCGGCTGGCGACCAGGACCCGGGTCATCGCTTCCGGGACTCCTCCGGCTCGGGCAGCACGCCCGGGTACGGCAGGGCGAGCGCCTCCTTCTGCACCACGAACAACTGCTCACAGCCCGCGAGCGCGGAATCGAGCAGCTTGTCGAGGGTGGAGCGCGGGAACGTCGCGCCCTCACCGGTGCCCTGGATCTCGACCAGGGTGCCGGTATCGGTGGCGACGACGTTCATATCGACCTCGGCGCGCGAATCTTCCTCGTACGGCAGGTCCAGGCGCACCCGGCCGTCGACCACGCCGACGCTCACCGCGGCGATGGCGCAGGAGATCGGTTGCGGGTCGGACAGTTTCCCGGCCGCGCCCAGGTAGGTGATGGCATCCGAGAGCGCCACGTACGCGCCGGTGATGGCGGCGGTGCGGGTGCCGCCGTCGGCCTGCAGCACATCACAGTCCAGGGCGATGGTGTTCTCGCCGAGGGCGGCCAGGTCGATGCAGGCGCGCAGCGAGCGGCCGATCAGCCGCGAGATCTCCTGAGTGCGGCCACCGACCTTGCCCTTCACCGACTCTCGGCCCGAACGGGTGTGGGTGGCGGCGGGCAGCATGGCGTATTCGGCCGTCAGCCAGCCCAATCCGGAGTCGCGCCGCCACGGCGGCACCCCGTCGGTGACGCTCGCGGTGCACATCACCCGCGTCCCACCGAACTCCACCAGCACCGAACCCGCGGGGTGACTGGTGAATCCCCGGGTGATCTTCACGTCGCGGAGTTCGTCATCCGCCCTGCCATCGGCTCGTTTCGACACGGCCCCCAGCGTAGCTCCCCCGCCTCCCCGGGCCTTTAGCGGACGGCTGGGGTGCCGTTGACCGAACTGCACCCGTGCTGCCGATTGGGTGCCCAACCAATTGTGGGCGTACCCGGGGAGTTACCCCGACCGTCACGAAATCAGTTGTCGCCTTATATATCGAAAACCTCGCCAGGCGACACCGCGTGGACCGGGCCGCTGAACACGGCTTTGGCTTCGGCGATGACATCCTCGCGGGAGGTCCACGGCGGAATGTGGGTGAGCAGCAGTTCGCCGACGCCGGCACGCGCGGCGATCAGGCCCGCCTCGTGGCCGGACAGGTGGATGCCGGGCGGGCGGTTGGCCGGATCGTGGGTCCAGGAGGCTTCCGACAGCAGAACGTCTGCGCCGCTGGCCAACTCGAAGACCTCGTCGCACAGGGCGGTGTCGCCGGTGTAGACCAGGGTGCGGCCGGCGGCGGTGGTGATGCGCAGGCCGTAGGACTCCGGCGGGTGGTACATGCGCCGCGCCTCGATGGTGTGGCCGGGGCCGAACGAGATGGGAGTCTCGGTCTGCCACACCCGCATGTCGATGACATCGGACCAGTCGTCGGTCTCGCCGCCGATCTCCGCGGAGGCGTTGCCGATGCGCAGCGAGGTATCGGTCGGGCCGTAGACGACGGCCTTGCCCGTCGGCGGATTCGGGTGATACCGCCGCCACACCAGCAGGCCCGGCAAATCCAGGCAGTGATCGGCGTGCAGGTGGGTCAGGAAGATGTCGACCTCACCCGGATCCAGGTGGCGTTGCAGCGCACCCAGCACCCCGGGACCGAAATCGATGACTGTCGGTGTCATATCCGGGCCGGTCA
This sequence is a window from Nocardia yunnanensis. Protein-coding genes within it:
- a CDS encoding FAD-dependent oxidoreductase, translating into MSIRSALVIGGGISGPVTAAALRRAGIDATVFEAYPGPAYGIGANLALAPNGVAALEIVGAADPVRALAVPVSRSSMSVNGKRFDLPGLRDIEPLRVIDRADLHQALHDSAVAAGVRFEYDKRLVDVEEHAGGVTALFADGSDATADVLIGADGIRSTVRTLVDPQAPGPTYLRMLSFGAYTDCALDLEPETMTFAFGKRAYYLYWPMPDGRVSWGANLPSQQYFSLTEARAVPAEQWLRTLRDVYAGEDPGERLARATTPAQLSVVGALHIMPSVPHWYRGRMVLTGDAIHAPSNTSGQGASLAIESAVELARCLRDIDDPARAFATYEALRRPRVEGVAARVARMNQTKAAGPIARKAMQWMMPLMFKRMDPEKLLGGEQRFRIDWEATVRPEPVPA
- a CDS encoding MDR family MFS transporter, which encodes MTGASATAQQPAPPPPLSKARRNVVFGTVALGMLMAALDSTIVSTALPTIVADLGGAGHMAWVVTAYLVAEAIATALSGKFGDLFGRKLVFQVSGAVFIVGSMVAGLAHGMTLLIFARAIQGLGAGGLMVTSMALIADVIPLRERGKYQGALGAVFGITTVIGPTLGGLFTDHLSWRWCFYVNVPLAIVMILLAARTIPMTRSAVKPVLDYLGIALVAVGVTCLILGLEWGGQEYAWGSSMILGLFAAAVVALASFVFAELRAREPMLPMHLFRSNVFTVCSILSFIVGFALLGAMTYLPAYLQYVEGVSATASGVRTLPLVVGLFITSILSGNIVGKTGQYKVFPILGCAVMAVGLYLMSTMGPGTGFWVMSLYMLILGLGVGLAMQVLTIAVQNSVPYSDLGTATSGVTFFRTIGSAFGTTVFGTLYSNHLRPDLEAALIESRVPPQVAQNPAALRELPGPQAAPIVQAYADSIDFVFRWVVPVAVLGFAVAFLLKQVKLRDSARAEATDVGEQFSMPDSPDRLVQLERAVARVLRKLRDNAVPDPGILAAAGSSLGRDEAWALGQVRMYNRLRGTANLRDIARTHWIPAELIGPVYDKAERDGLLRRAGDELALTDKGVQEVDRVRAAWKRWVETQLTDWDCAGPEDRALLDQAIDNIAGKLLDEADRPDALPVGR
- a CDS encoding oxidoreductase; its protein translation is MAWKPSEITDQTGRTFVITGANGGLGEQTTKVLAGKGATVVMACRNAAKAQEVADRIDGDVRVATLDLADLTSVRQFAETQGDFDVLINNAGLMNIPFSRTKDGFETQWGVNHLGHFALTGLLLDKVRDRVVTLASIAHKQTPKLWIDDLNYENRRYQRNLAYAQAKLSNLMFARELQHRLAAAGSAKRSYAVHPGVSATDLFARTETPLDKISKPFIRIVGQSPFHAAYSSLFAATEPDADPNIYWGPTRWFGSQGPVEASPSSKISNDPELLRRLWDESERLTGVTYKF
- a CDS encoding transcriptional regulator encodes the protein MSAPHRRPALIVFVVVAFLACLGLGYWQWTRFESGGGTYQNLGYALQWPLFAGFVVWAYVRFVRLEKEAVEEATPGSESDESTAAVATDRPRRPKAAAPREIPAGILPERPAAARDDDPELAEYNRYLAELHAQDMDAKVRDAGLHHTERSAG
- a CDS encoding DUF3817 domain-containing protein; the encoded protein is MSTRDNSAETPVAGETTTLAPRPLGAAAPEKIRGALTRYRALAYITGVWLLVLCGEMVYKYLLLDDSHTAPHWLFYIGQVHGIFYMIYLVFTIDLGIKARWKPATTALTCLAGTVPFASFFFEHYRTRDVKQTFGL
- a CDS encoding non-canonical purine NTP pyrophosphatase, with the translated sequence MTRVLVASRNAKKLNELRRILAEAGVAGIEIVGLNDVPEYPEAPETAPTFEGNALAKARDGFAATGLPCVADDSGLEVDALNGMPGVLSARWSGTHGNDEANNALLLAQLGDVPDDRRGGRFVSACALVADGVEEVVRGEWPGTIGRKPVGDNGFGYDPLFFPEGDDRSSAQLTPAEKDAASHRGRALKQLLPALAALAGH
- the rph gene encoding ribonuclease PH, translated to MSKRADGRADDELRDVKITRGFTSHPAGSVLVEFGGTRVMCTASVTDGVPPWRRDSGLGWLTAEYAMLPAATHTRSGRESVKGKVGGRTQEISRLIGRSLRACIDLAALGENTIALDCDVLQADGGTRTAAITGAYVALSDAITYLGAAGKLSDPQPISCAIAAVSVGVVDGRVRLDLPYEEDSRAEVDMNVVATDTGTLVEIQGTGEGATFPRSTLDKLLDSALAGCEQLFVVQKEALALPYPGVLPEPEESRKR
- a CDS encoding cyclic nucleotide-degrading phosphodiesterase — encoded protein: MRLTVIGCSGSVSGPDSPASGYLLTGPDMTPTVIDFGPGVLGALQRHLDPGEVDIFLTHLHADHCLDLPGLLVWRRYHPNPPTGKAVVYGPTDTSLRIGNASAEIGGETDDWSDVIDMRVWQTETPISFGPGHTIEARRMYHPPESYGLRITTAAGRTLVYTGDTALCDEVFELASGADVLLSEASWTHDPANRPPGIHLSGHEAGLIAARAGVGELLLTHIPPWTSREDVIAEAKAVFSGPVHAVSPGEVFDI